From one Trifolium pratense cultivar HEN17-A07 linkage group LG1, ARS_RC_1.1, whole genome shotgun sequence genomic stretch:
- the LOC123922385 gene encoding flavanone 3-dioxygenase 2-like isoform X3 — MPTLIPQESRPGNVKVPFSNSIPVIDLSEAHKGDRTNTIQKIIKAAEEFGFFQVINHGVSVNEMKEAMSVFKEIFQMPEEYKKKLCTNDPSKPCKMFTSSFNYATEKVHLWRDSLRHPCYPLEQWQHLWPENPTTYRECVGNFSNEVKELGSRIMNLISEGLGLKCGYFDNDLTGSMILSVNHYPSCPEPSLTLGMSKHSDPNLITILMQDDVSGLQVLKDGKWIAVEVLPHSFVINIGYALQIISNGKLKSVEHRVVTNSSQGRTTAAFCLAPSDDCTVEPAEAITDEHNPPIFKSFKYKDFISHYFNKYGDTVVLKSFVAPKN, encoded by the exons ATGCCAACGCTCATACCACAAG AATCAAGACCAGGGAATGTCAAAGTCCCATTCAGCAATAGCATTCCGGTGATTGATCTAAGTGAAGCACATAAGGGTGATAGGACCAATACTATTCAGAAAATTATAAAAGCTGCTGAGGAGTTTGGATTCTTTCAG GTTATTAATCATGGAGTTTCAGTAAATGAAATGAAGGAAGCAATGAGCGTCTTTAAGGAGATTTTTCAGATGCCTGAAGAGTACAAGAAAAAGTTGTGTACTAATGATCCTTCCAAGCCATGTAAGATGTTTACTAGCAGTTTTAACTACGCAACGGAAAAGGTTCATCTTTGGAGGGACAGTCTTAGGCACCCATGTTATCCTTTGGAGCAATGGCAACACTTATGGCCTGAAAATCCAACTACTTACAG AGAGTGTGTAGGGAATTTCTCAAATGAAGTTAAGGAATTGGGTTCAAGGATCATGAATTTAATAAGTGAAGGACTTGGTCTTAAATGTGGATATTTTGACAATGATCTTACAGGGTCGATGATTTTATCAGTTAATCATTATCCATCATGCCCTGAACCAAGTTTGACATTGGGAATGAGCAAACACTCAGATCCTAACCTCATCACTATTTTAATGCAAGATGATGTATCTGGCCTTCAAGTATTAAAGGATGGAAAATGGATTGCTGTTGAGGTTCTTCCTCATTCCTTTGTTATAAATATAGGCTACGCATTGCAG ATAATCAGTAATGGTAAGCTAAAAAGTGTGGAGCATAGAGTTGTGACAAATTCAAGTCAAGGTCGCACAACTGCTGCTTTTTGCTTAGCTCCTTCAGATGATTGTACTGTAGAGCCAGCTGAAGCTATCACTGATGAACACAATCCACCAATTTTCAAGTCTTTCAAATATAAGGATTTCATCTCCCACTACTTTAACAAATATGGAGACACTGTAGTTCTAAAATCGTTTGTGGCACCAAAGAATTAA
- the LOC123922385 gene encoding flavanone 3-dioxygenase 2-like isoform X2 yields MEKLITSCWSNFQSVPGNYIFPPESRPGNVKVPFSNSIPVIDLSEAHKGDRTNTIQKIIKAAEEFGFFQVINHGVSVNEMKEAMSVFKEIFQMPEEYKKKLCTNDPSKPCKMFTSSFNYATEKVHLWRDSLRHPCYPLEQWQHLWPENPTTYRECVGNFSNEVKELGSRIMNLISEGLGLKCGYFDNDLTGSMILSVNHYPSCPEPSLTLGMSKHSDPNLITILMQDDVSGLQVLKDGKWIAVEVLPHSFVINIGYALQIISNGKLKSVEHRVVTNSSQGRTTAAFCLAPSDDCTVEPAEAITDEHNPPIFKSFKYKDFISHYFNKYGDTVVLKSFVAPKN; encoded by the exons ATGGAGAAACTTATTACAAGTTGTTGGTCAAATTTTCAATCTGTTCCTGGGAACTACATATTTCCACCAGAATCAAGACCAGGGAATGTCAAAGTCCCATTCAGCAATAGCATTCCGGTGATTGATCTAAGTGAAGCACATAAGGGTGATAGGACCAATACTATTCAGAAAATTATAAAAGCTGCTGAGGAGTTTGGATTCTTTCAG GTTATTAATCATGGAGTTTCAGTAAATGAAATGAAGGAAGCAATGAGCGTCTTTAAGGAGATTTTTCAGATGCCTGAAGAGTACAAGAAAAAGTTGTGTACTAATGATCCTTCCAAGCCATGTAAGATGTTTACTAGCAGTTTTAACTACGCAACGGAAAAGGTTCATCTTTGGAGGGACAGTCTTAGGCACCCATGTTATCCTTTGGAGCAATGGCAACACTTATGGCCTGAAAATCCAACTACTTACAG AGAGTGTGTAGGGAATTTCTCAAATGAAGTTAAGGAATTGGGTTCAAGGATCATGAATTTAATAAGTGAAGGACTTGGTCTTAAATGTGGATATTTTGACAATGATCTTACAGGGTCGATGATTTTATCAGTTAATCATTATCCATCATGCCCTGAACCAAGTTTGACATTGGGAATGAGCAAACACTCAGATCCTAACCTCATCACTATTTTAATGCAAGATGATGTATCTGGCCTTCAAGTATTAAAGGATGGAAAATGGATTGCTGTTGAGGTTCTTCCTCATTCCTTTGTTATAAATATAGGCTACGCATTGCAG ATAATCAGTAATGGTAAGCTAAAAAGTGTGGAGCATAGAGTTGTGACAAATTCAAGTCAAGGTCGCACAACTGCTGCTTTTTGCTTAGCTCCTTCAGATGATTGTACTGTAGAGCCAGCTGAAGCTATCACTGATGAACACAATCCACCAATTTTCAAGTCTTTCAAATATAAGGATTTCATCTCCCACTACTTTAACAAATATGGAGACACTGTAGTTCTAAAATCGTTTGTGGCACCAAAGAATTAA